The Streptomyces sp. NBC_00576 genome contains the following window.
CGCATCATGTTGTCTGTCGCGTTGCAGTAAGTTGTCGTATTTTGCGTTTTCGCGTCCATACAGATGCAGACCCTATGACCTTCGGCTGACCCACGACCGTCCTTCGGCCCCTGCCGTTCGTACCCTCGAACAATTCGACGTCTCTGTGCTCTTGTCCAGACCGCTGCACAGAGGCTAGCTTCTCCCTAGATAGAAAGCGCTTGCTGTGACGCTTGCCAGTAGGGCTGCCAGGGGGCTGCTCTTCCACGGGCGTACGCGGCGCGTACACCGCGTACCCCGCCCCTGTGGCACCTACGAAGGGAAAGACGTGACACGCAAGACGGTGCGTATCGCCATGAACGGCGTGACCGGGCGCATGGGCTATCGCCAGCACCTGGTCCGCTCGATCCTCGCCCTGCGCGAGCAGGGCGGTCTCGACCTCGGCGACGGCACCGTGCTGTGGCCGGAACCGATCCTGGTCGGCCGCCGCGAGCACGCGCTGAAGGCGCTCGCCGAGCAGCACGGCCTGGACCCGCAGAACGTCTCCACGAACGTGGACGAGGTCCTCGCCGACCCGACCGTCGACATCTACTTCGACGCGCAGGTCACCTCGGCCCGCGAGGAGTCGATCCGGAAGGCGATCGCGGCGGGCAAGCACATCTACACCGAGAAGCCCACCGCCACCGGTCTCGAAGGAGCCCTGGAGCTGGCCCGGCTGGCGAACGCGGCCGGTGTGCGCCACGGCGTTGTCCAGGACAAGCTGTTCCTCCCGGGCCTGCTGAAGCTCAAGCGCCTCATCGACGGCGGCTTCTTCGGCCGCATCCTCTCCATCCGGGGCGAGTTCGGCTACTGGGTCTTCGAGGGCGACTGGCAGAGCGCCCAGCGTCCGAGCTGGAACTACCGCTCCGAGGACGGCGGTGGCATCGTTGTCGACATGTTCCCGCACTGGGAGTACGTGCTGCACGAGCTGTTCGGCCGGGTGAAGACCGTCCAGGCCCTCACCGCCACCCACATCCCGCAG
Protein-coding sequences here:
- a CDS encoding Gfo/Idh/MocA family protein — encoded protein: MTRKTVRIAMNGVTGRMGYRQHLVRSILALREQGGLDLGDGTVLWPEPILVGRREHALKALAEQHGLDPQNVSTNVDEVLADPTVDIYFDAQVTSAREESIRKAIAAGKHIYTEKPTATGLEGALELARLANAAGVRHGVVQDKLFLPGLLKLKRLIDGGFFGRILSIRGEFGYWVFEGDWQSAQRPSWNYRSEDGGGIVVDMFPHWEYVLHELFGRVKTVQALTATHIPQRWDENDKPYDATADDAAYGIFELEGGAIAQINSSWTVRVNRDELVEFQVDGTEGSAVAGLRNCRVQHRSSTPKPVWNPDIPATYSFRDQWQEIPDNAEFDNGFKAQWELFLKHVYADAPYQWDLLAGARGVQLAELGLKSSAEGVRLDVPEISL